The DNA region TTAGACGTTCTTTCTCTTTTGGAggcatttttcattttatttcattatccaTACTCTTGTTCCACTTTGTCATCCTTGTTTTATTATTCATCATTTTGttctattgtttgttttttcattgaATGTGTTTTTGCTCCATTACACATCCCTTTTTCCATTGTACATACTTTTGTTCCATTGAACATCCTTTTAATCTATTGAATGTGCATTTGTTGTTGGTTACatttttggtgtttttgttCCATTGTGTTTGTTCTATCgcacatcaattattaattgtATTACCCGAAACCATTGTTTAAGCTATACACACTTTATCAAATCACACTGTGTCATTCTAATTAAGTAAGACGTTGTGATGTTTCGGTGATAACATTGACTGAACTGGTCGATCACAGAGTGTTTACTATTACTACtgttttttcaaattaaaaagggttttgttgttaatttaaatgatattcttaagtttgaaaataaaacaagagtGTTTTATGATGGGGATTCCAATGCTATTTTTCAGtgtaataatgtttttattatcaaatgcATCAGTTTTGGATGAAATAAATCAGGGCAGGATAAAATAAGTACATTTGATTTGATGACCAAAATACATAAAAGGATGCAAGACTCTTTATGCCATATTGGCAGGTGTGGTTCTATCGGTATAATACGTAAAGTGTATCATTATAAATCTAGtatttttttctggattttacaaaaatgttgtccttatcaaaaataataagGTAAAAACACAAAACGTAGAATAAGTTTATTAATAGTCCAGTGTAAaagtacaatgatataatgataaagattttaaaatgtctaaAACCATTATTTTTACCAAAAAACAGTGACAATGAATTTGCTGTATACCTCTGTAAAATAAATGccaaaaataaaactttatcaaattttgtaaaaatgttttttttgtaaactaTCTTATTCTTCTTTCATTCCTCCGGCTTTAATTCGTCCTTGGTTTCCTCACTTTTTGAATCTCGGGGCTCACGTGCTATTTTGGTATTAGCGGGACAACTTTTAGGCCTGTTGTCTTTATACGTGTCTCTGTAAGTGGTACCAAACTCCATGGTTTGGTTCTTAAACAGATCGCGATGCTCCGAGATTTGCCGACAAAGTTTGGACCGCTCCGTGTGGTGACCTGTATGGATACAAATGTGGGTGATTCAGGCACCAACGAAACATAAACAAGAAATTTGGAAAGGCTTTCGTAAGTGGTTATTAATTGGCGCACACTCCCTCTCACTGAtcactttggtttgtttttgtttaacgtcctataaacagccagggtcatttaaggacgtgtcaggttttggaggtggagttaagccggagtacccagagaaaaaacaccggcctacagtcagtacctggcaactgtcccacgtaggcTTCGAACTCGCAGCCcgaggtggagggttagtgataaagtgtcgggacaccttaaccactcggtcatcGCGGCCCCTTCCTCTCACTGACACAAAAAGACTCACGTGTCTCCCTCTAACCGTTCCCAATATTATCGTGCTTTTTAGCGTTATCTAACTGAATACAAGCCAATGTAAGCTATAAGTTTTGGTCACAAGACTCACATCTCAACTCTCAATTGGTCTCCACCCGGACTTTTCCTTATACCCTCCAGAGTAGTCCTACCCGAATAAAACACCGAGTGTCACGTGACTGACTTACCTGTATAATGAGCACGCTGTGTCGACTGACAGACCATCCTCTCTTTAGGAGGTTCATATTCCTGTTTCATAAGAAACGACTTGGTGGCTTCCTCCAGTGGAATGCCTTTGAAGTTGTTCTGGTAAGTGGTCTCCAAGCCCGCGTCTCCAGACGCCACGTGGCGTATGATATCCTGgttatgtttcttttttattaaagatggcggcataCTGCTTCCCGGATGTTTGTAATGGACCTGAAAAACCAATGCATCTTTTCATTATTTCTGCTGGTAGACTGTCCTCATTAACCCAGTGATAACGTCCACTTTTGCTTTCTTAGCCACTAGGATACGTCATGGCAAATGCGAAGGCACACGGCTGTTTGATTGCTGTCAGGAAAAACGCCGACCAATCGTCTGGCTGATGTATTTCTTTTAAACAAAGCCAGTTAATTTGACAATATGGCGACCTCGGAACTTGTCTGATGCACGTCAAGGGTCAACTTCTTATACACAAGATGGCGGTGACTGAGCCTTCAGAAAATGGTTTTAAGGAATTGATCAGCCCCTGGAAATGATTTTCGGTAATGCTTGATAGTACTAAACTTGtgttattaaaatcaaaataataggGTCCGTTTTCTACCTGTATGAAAACTTAATAATTATGCGTTGATGTTTGATCCGTTTCTATTCTATTTACAAGTATCAAAATCTCACGCTGACCCGTGACCTACATGTAACTTGGGTAACTTTTATAGGATTTGAGGATAGATCGGACGGGACCCATTACGCTACGGAAAgtgattttaaagaatatgtaATGTGATATGAATATGGGTTGGGATTTTGGGACCATACTTTTAAATAAGGTGTGAGTGTCATTATAATTTGAGAGGTGTCACTTTTAGATGTCGATTTAACATTTTCGACAATTTCTTCTGTCGGGCTTTGACTTTGCGTGTCTTTCGGTTTAGGTTTGAAGAAGCTATCTAGATATATATCGTTGATTGTGCTTTCTTCATATTTACGCACCAAACAACTAAACACCGGAAACCCCtagatttataataataaacggATACGACTTCAGGTTTCCATTTCCGGACTTCGAAAAACAGCATGGCTATCTGcgtatttcattatcattaattttaattaatctaCGTTTAGATTTTTTTGTGATTCTACATTCAAGACCTTGACGGGTCGACAatacatattagatatattaactTTACAAGACCATGGCTTATTAATAACTCATACTAGGATTTTTTATGTGCAAGCCCGGGCTTTTTTTATATAGCAAGCTACGCCCCTGCAGGGGCGCAGAGAGCAAAAACTTATTTCCTTATTTCCTTAAGCTTGCTTGAAATCTTTCAATTATTTACGATAAGAAACTAATTTTCATTCTTACCGCATATGTGCTATCCGTTTGCATCCATGTCTGTGGCCGTCGGTATGGTGGTTTCACCGCCCACTGTGGCTTCTCGGGAAAGGCCACGGGCCACACTTTGTAGGCCATACCAGCGGTCGTATTGCCGTCGAATGGAGCATCTATAAAGTGATACTCTGACTCGGGAGGTTTGCAAATAGTGCGCCTGCGCACATTGTAATGAGGCCGGAAGTCAGCAGTGAAGGTTGTCATCAAACCTTGTAGAGGCGGCTCTGCACTGGGTTCTTTAGCTTCCGACTCTTTTGGTGCTGGCTCGGCAGTTTTGTCTCCGCTGTCGCCAGGGGGCTCCTTTGTGGGTTGCAGCGCCTCTGGGAGCATCATCTTGGTAACTACACAGTTTGTGTTAATCACCTTTTCTGTAATCAATAATCGCGTACATTTAGAAACAATTCATAGGTCTATAGTTCGGATCTAGTGTCGACTTATATCACATGCATCAACGCCAAAGCGATCTAATAAAAGACACTAGAGAAATGCCAACATGGCACGAAACTGTAAATCTAGCTCAAATCGAGGGCAAGCTGAACCCTTGAAATCGTATAAGGATATATAAGGAGGCACTAAAGTTTCAGAAGGGTATGCGTCTTCTGGTGTCGATCACATTTAATTTCAAGAAGACAATTTCCAGATTAAATCATTATGTTGACCATAACACTTTGACTAGATTTTCATCAAAGAATTGCACCTTCGGTTGGTCGCGACTAGCCGATACACAGAAAAGTTTGATGGAGTTCAGATGAGGACGGAGTTCGAATACATAAGCGAGGACAGAATTACTACCGTGGATACGCTGACAGGATAAGCGAGTGCGGTGACAGGAATAATAAGTCAGGTGACAGAGATACTGAATATGGATGACTTACTGGTATATGATGGCAGCTCCTTCTTGGTGAAGAACTCTTTATAGCAGGTGGTAGAATCCAGTGGATCCGTGGACAGCTTGTTATTCTCTTCGGGCTTGATTGGCTTTCTCTTCTCAGTGTTCTCGTGCTTCTGGTAGTCGTTCTGGAAATGGCATCATAACCATATGGCAGCAGAGAATCATTAAGGCTTATACACTTGGAGAATATCATTATACCATACCCGACATACAGTCGTTTGCAAAAGTTTAAACTGTAgcaattgattttttttgttatctttTCGAGGATATGATAAAATCGAGAAAAAGTGATACGTTGGATataaaatttgaagaaaaaaaaatcattaaagtGTATGAAAGAAATCTTTAAAACCACCTGCAATTTGTTTTTTATCTCCTTGAAAAACAGTTGAATTTTAaccatcaaaataaaatataaggtGCATCCATATTCTGACAGCTTGATATCTATACATAATTGAGAAAAATTGTAATATGGAGAGTAAATTTCTAGGTCATTTGCTTGTGAGAGAAAAGTACAAATTGGTGAGAAAACAACGTAATTTTCTGACACAAACTTATGACGAAACAATCAGTACCCACTCATAAGAATAGATAACTCTGTATTGCGAGGAGACGGAATAATTTTGACAAGAACATCTAAGATGCTTAATATGCATTGATTATTGCTTGGAGTGGCATGCGAGTGTGGATACCGAAACTAGAATACTAAATTGAAAATGGGAATTATCAGATCGACATGGAATAATAGATCAATACCCTGAACGTTGATTCTGGGGTTGTTTTATGCTCCCCGCTTCGGAGGGCCTCGGTTGGACGAATGGGTGATGGACGACATTGCTTGGCCAGGTCTGGTTCAAAGTGTTGGTAGGACATCTGATAAATCGACTTCCCCTTGAACTTTGTCACGGGGGCGCTGTACTCTTTATATGTCTTATAGGGCTCGGTTCTGAGCGCCACCTGGAACAGAAAACACATTCGGTTTAGTCTAAATGGTCATGATATGTTTCTTAATAAGAAATAGATTGGTCCACTACATTCGGATTTTCGTCAAGCAACTTTGCCGTATGCAATGGAAAACCAGCTACTAGTATTAGGATTTAAACATGACTGCTTTGCTCAAGTCATCACTGACAAATATGTGCATGTCTGaatagatattgtttaaaacaattaaCTAATGTAAAACACAATAGAGTTTATAAGATCATACCAGCTCTATTTCCATATATTCTTATTTGTATGACGATGACCAAATAACAAATGTTGATTGTCTTGTTGTTTCCCACGTTAATCTGAAATCATACTCACAGCAGCAACCGGACAATCAACACTAAATAATTCCATATTTAATATTCCCAATGTATGTAGCACCTTAAATATTTAACCAGCTGACCGTAAACCTTACCTTTGGGGCGAAGTCCACTTTGTACGTGGTATCGGTAAGCAGTGCGCCTCCCGCCGTCCGGTACAAAAActctttcttcttcttctcTTTCTTCGTAGCCTATAATTGAAACACCGCCATCAAACAAAAAATCTGGGTATCTGATTTAATCCAccaatgaaataaattttaaaaaagaagcgttttaagattttttggttattttttgCTATTATCACGAACTTACATTGCAGAGTTTGATTAAGCAAGTTTGAATGTTTACTACTTGAAGTAGTGAAGATTAAGATATGACAAACCTCATGTGCAACATAATCCGTTCTGTACGTGGTATCCATTTGCATATCGCATGTAGAGGTAGGAATCTCCAGGTGGTTGCTCTCCGGTTTGATGTTGTTTCTTGGCCGCTGGAACGGCCATTTCGTGTACGACTGGAATATAATTGTCAGTTTACGTGTGTATACTGCATTTTAGTTATTTTTAGTATTTAATGTATACAAAAGTTAATCAAAAAAAACCACACGTAACCAATCTTGATGAGTACTTATAACTATGAATTACAGGTTGCAACGTAATGGAATATCAAGGGTGTGAGAATACAAGAAATGGAAGTTTAACAATACTTTTAAGGAAGAAAGAGGCGTTTCTAAtaataaagacattgctttacTTGATGACAAGAATTAGTTCAAGTAATGTGACGAGACACTGTCGTATCTGGTACCACACAATTACAAGACGTGATTCGTAGTTATCTGACAAGAATCGGTGCATATTGAATGGACCTGGAATGTGTGGTGCAAGACTCGACTTGATGGCAAAGAATGTGACCCAAGACTGGACTCGACTTGATGACACGGAACAAAACTGATATCCTGGACTCGGCCTGATGACAAAGATTGTGACCCACGGAACAAAATTCAATTCTGGACTCGACTTGATGGCAAAGAATGTGACCAACGGAACAAAACTGAAATTCTGAACTCGTCTTGATGACAAAGAATGTGATTAACGgaacaaaactgaaaaatgtAACCGCCGGAACAAAACTGAAATTTTGGACTCGACTTGATGGCAAAGAGTGTGACCCACGGAACAAAACTGAAATCCTGGGCTCCACTTGATAAAAAAGAATGTGATCCACGGACCAAAATTGAATTCTGGACTCGCTTTGATGGCAAAGAATATGACATGAGGAGCAAAGCTGAAATACTGGGCTCGACTTGATGACAAAGAATGTTACCCACGGGCGAAAACTGAAATTCAAGCATGGAATGAATTCGAAACATTTTGAAATGCAAGAAATATCTATGAGGGTTATAGTACTTACTGTTTGGTACTCGGATCTCCCGTCACTCTGAGTCTGTGTTAGCCTCAGACCCAAACGCCGGGCATCCCATGCTGGGATTTGGTTTCGATTTCTAAAAAAACAGACGAATATAATACAAACGATAGCTTTCCTGTCACTATATCTTCATTACAGAAGTGAAGCGAAGATAAATCACTAgtattatttcattgaaatgttGTTTGTAAAGACTAGAATGTCATAGAAATAGATGTGTCGCATGCATGAGCCATTTTTATTGAAATGGCGTCCTTTTTGAAAATTCATCGTCATCATATGATGCTGCTGGTTGGCTGGTTGGTTGTTAGAGCTTATATAATTAACGTCCACCCAACATTCGGTCTCCAAAGTATGTAGCTGCATGGAATCATTGCATCCTCGTTGTTCCAAGGATTACGTGTTCGCTTTCGCTCTCTGTCCtcctggaatatgtcatggcAAAATCGAAACCACTCGACAGGCTATTTGATATGGGGTCAGGACGGGGAAGGGGGCTGACCAATTGTCAAGCTAATGTATTTCTTTGAAGATCACAGATGAACAAGAACAAAGTTTAGTTCTGGTCAAGTTAACGGTTTGGCGATTTGGCGTTATCACACATGGAATGTTCAGTCGGCGAGTGATGGGAACTCGCTCCCCACATCGGCAGTCAAAGACTCAACTCTGAACACTAAATGACACCAGACATCTGTTTGTCTGAATGTCTTAGCCCCAAAGTGACACTGGTATATTGTAGCGCTTACGTTTTACACTGGTTTTATACTGCACAATCGGATAACAGCGAGTTAACATACAAATTCATCGGTGTTAGCTAGACGTAGGTAATCGTAATTGGCTAACATACTGTTCGACTATTGACGTAAAAGTAGGGACAACGGGTAACCAGTATGGCTTTCTTTTGGGCGTAATACACTATGTCAACGTTTGTCATTTCCCTCCTCATTTCAAGCATTTTcgttttttgtctttttttttttcatttgatttttctGCTTTTATTTTTCACCTTGATTACACTAAATTCTGCACACTTATCGCAAATTGTTTCCTCTTTCAGCTCATGATATTGGCATTGATTACAAAGTGTTAACTCTGcagaaaaataatgatattttaaaaatgaaaaagcGAAAACGATGCATATGGTATGGGCTAAAACGAAAGACAATTTTCTACAAGTGTgcaaaaatttatacaaatccGTTTTAAAATGAAATCGGGAAAATTcaaggaaaaaataaaaaaatgcgTGAAATAAAGGGGAAATGACAAAGATGACAAATATTTGATGTAAGTCAATTTGCTGGCCAAGGGTGTTCATTGATACGATGCTACCCTTAGATCCGTCAAATGTGAACAGGAGAATAACTCTTGGCTTTAAATGTTGATACGGGGTTCGAACTCGATATGTAATCCATTATTCTCTGATACTGGTAATATTAAGGCAGGAGTACCTCAGCGCTCTATCCTTGGTCCCCTACTATTcctgatttatataaatgatattg from Pecten maximus unplaced genomic scaffold, xPecMax1.1, whole genome shotgun sequence includes:
- the LOC117319591 gene encoding uncharacterized protein LOC117319591, producing the protein MSVAAGVKSAKKPHKARNRNQIPAWDARRLGLRLTQTQSDGRSEYQTSYTKWPFQRPRNNIKPESNHLEIPTSTCDMQMDTTYRTDYVAHEATKKEKKKKEFLYRTAGGALLTDTTYKVDFAPKVALRTEPYKTYKEYSAPVTKFKGKSIYQMSYQHFEPDLAKQCRPSPIRPTEALRSGEHKTTPESTFRNDYQKHENTEKRKPIKPEENNKLSTDPLDSTTCYKEFFTKKELPSYTKKVINTNCVVTKMMLPEALQPTKEPPGDSGDKTAEPAPKESEAKEPSAEPPLQGLMTTFTADFRPHYNVRRRTICKPPESEYHFIDAPFDGNTTAGMAYKVWPVAFPEKPQWAVKPPYRRPQTWMQTDSTYAVHYKHPGSSMPPSLIKKKHNQDIIRHVASGDAGLETTYQNNFKGIPLEEATKSFLMKQEYEPPKERMVCQSTQRAHYTGHHTERSKLCRQISEHRDLFKNQTMEFGTTYRDTYKDNRPKSCPANTKIAREPRDSKSEETKDELKPEE